A single genomic interval of Camelina sativa cultivar DH55 chromosome 11, Cs, whole genome shotgun sequence harbors:
- the LOC104721563 gene encoding potassium channel KAT3-like isoform X1, whose translation MSTTTSEARSPLPLLLRRGRSSTATSTTAETRTPFSALQFRRRSSKDVRNITSVSSSLLPAFGTVIEDDNPSSKRFIVLHFDRRYRLWELFLVILVGYSAWASLFELAFEKAAEGAFMTIDLVVDFFFAVDIVLTFFVSYLDNTTYLNVTDHKLIAKRYLKSVAFVMDVASTLPIQFIYKTITGNVGRGQAFGFLNLLRLWRLRRVTELFKRLEKDAHFNYFIIRVIKLLCVTIFWIHLAGCILYWIAYHYPNPIDTWIGSQVEDFKERSVWLGYTYSMYWSIVTLTTVGYGDLHAVNSREKTFNMFYMLFNIGLTSYIIGIMTNLVVHGANRTFAMRSAINHILRYTSKNRLPDAMREQMLAHMQLKFKTAELRQEEVLQDLPKAIRSSINQHLFRAVMEEAYLFKGFPDGLIVQLVSQIKAEYFPPKMEIILQNEIPTDFYIIVSGGVDLISSKGMSEQVLTKLGPGSMAGEIGVVFNIPQPFTVRTRRLSQVIRIGHHNFKEMVQSDNDVDAKMIITNFMNYLKGLNDELKKEIPFLRDLLADADAQVQVQETVQTEDTPQSNNEEIATVSRDDNEQKEERRSKGVPKRVIIHGQPPNQDNNNNADSNGRLIILPDSIELLFDLAEKKLGKRGSTIAMADGAHVEQIDALRENDHLYIF comes from the exons ATGTCGACGACGACTTCAGAGGCGAGATCACCGTTGCCGTTGTTGTTGAGAAGAGGAAGGTCTTCGACGGCAACATCAACGACTGCTGAAACGAGAACACCGTTTTCGGCACTACAGTTCAGAAGAAGGTCAAGCAAAGATGTGAGGAACATAACGTCAGTTTCGAGCAGTCTCTTGCCTGCCTTTGGTACCGTCATCGAAGACGATAACCCTTCTTCTAAACGTTTCATCGTTCTTCACTTTGATCGTCGTTACAG ATTGTGGGAATTGTTTTTGGTAATACTGGTGGGATATTCAGCGTGGGCATCGTTGTTCGAGTTGGCTTTCGAGAAAGCAGCTGAAGGAGCTTTCATGACCATTGATCTCGTCGTTGACTTTTTCTTCGCCGTTGATATCGTCCTCACTTTTTTCGTTTCCTACTTGGATAATACTACTTACCTCAATGTCACCGATCACAAGCTTATCGCCAAACG GTACTTGAAGAGCGTGGCTTTTGTGATGGACGTAGCATCAACGTTACCGATTCaattcatttataaaactattACCGGAAACGTCGGACGAGGCCAAGCTTTCGGCTTCCTTAATTTGCTCCGCCTTTGGCGTCTCCGTCGTGTTACCGAACTCTTTAAAAG ACTAGAGAAAGACGCACATTTCAACTACTTCATTATCAGAGTCATTAAACTTCTGTGt GTAACGATATTTTGGATTCATTTGGCGGGTTGCATTTTATACTGGATAGCCTACCATTACCCAAACCCTATTGATACATGGATAGGATCACAAGTTGAGGATTTTAAGGAGAGAAGTGTATGGTTAGGCTACACTTATTCAATGTACTGGTCTATCGTCACACTCACTACCGTGGGTTACGGAGATTTGCATGCCGTTAATAGCCGGGAGAAGACATTTAACATGTTCTACATGCTTTTCAACATTGGCCTCACTTCTTACATCATCGGTATTATGACCAATCTTGTTGTCCATGGCGCTAACCGTACATTTGCCATG AGGAGCGCGATCAATCATATATTGCGGTACACAAGCAAGAACAGGTTACCAGATGCAATGAGAGAGCAGATGCTTGCACATATGCAGCTCAAGTTCAAGACCGCGGAGTTAAGGCAAGAAGAGGTTCTTCAGGACTTACCTAAGGCTATCAGATCAAGCATTAACCAACATCTATTCCGCGCAGTCATGGAGGAGGCTTATCTTTTTAAAGGATTCCCTGATGGCCTCATCGTCCAGCTG GTTTCGCAAATAAAAGCAGAGTATTTTCCGCCGAAGATGGAGATAATCTTGCAGAATGAGATTCCAACAGATTTCTACATAATTGTATCTGGAGGAGTG GATTTAATTTCATCCAAGGGTATGAGTGAACAG GTATTGACGAAGTTAGGTCCCGGAAGTATGGCAGGAGAGATTGGAGTAGTGTTCAACATTCCTCAGCCTTTCACTGTGAGGACACGACGACTTTCACAAGTTATCCGAATCGGTCATCATAACTTCAAAGAAATGGTTCAGTCTGACAATGACGTCGACGCCAAAATGATCATCACCAATTTTATGAAT TATCTCAAGGGGTTGAATGATgagttaaagaaagaaatcccTTTTCTTAGAGATTTACTAGCTGACGCCGATGCTCAGGTTCAAGTTCAG GAAACAGTTCAGACAGAGGATACACCACAAAGTAACAATGAAGAGATAGCTACGGTCTCAAGAGATGATAATGAACAGA aagaagagagacgaagTAAGGGAGTTCCCAAAAGAGTGATAATTCATGGACAACCTCCTAAtcaagataacaacaacaatgctgATTCCAACGGCAGACTTATCATTTTGCCTGATTCTATTGAACTTCTATTCGACTTAGCTG AGAAGAAGTTGGGGAAACGAGGAAGCACGATTGCCATGGCCGACGGTGCACATGTTGAACAAATTGATGCTCTGCGAGAAAAcgatcatttatatattttctaa
- the LOC104721563 gene encoding potassium channel KAT3-like isoform X2, translated as MSTTTSEARSPLPLLLRRGRSSTATSTTAETRTPFSALQFRRRSSKDVRNITSVSSSLLPAFGTVIEDDNPSSKRFIVLHFDRRYRLWELFLVILVGYSAWASLFELAFEKAAEGAFMTIDLVVDFFFAVDIVLTFFVSYLDNTTYLNVTDHKLIAKRYLKSVAFVMDVASTLPIQFIYKTITGNVGRGQAFGFLNLLRLWRLRRVTELFKRLEKDAHFNYFIIRVIKLLCVTIFWIHLAGCILYWIAYHYPNPIDTWIGSQVEDFKERSVWLGYTYSMYWSIVTLTTVGYGDLHAVNSREKTFNMFYMLFNIGLTSYIIGIMTNLVVHGANRTFAMRSAINHILRYTSKNRLPDAMREQMLAHMQLKFKTAELRQEEVLQDLPKAIRSSINQHLFRAVMEEAYLFKGFPDGLIVQLVSQIKAEYFPPKMEIILQNEIPTDFYIIVSGGVDLISSKGMSEQVLTKLGPGSMAGEIGVVFNIPQPFTVRTRRLSQVIRIGHHNFKEMVQSDNDVDAKMIITNFMNYLKGLNDELKKEIPFLRDLLADADAQVQVQFRQRIHHKVTMKR; from the exons ATGTCGACGACGACTTCAGAGGCGAGATCACCGTTGCCGTTGTTGTTGAGAAGAGGAAGGTCTTCGACGGCAACATCAACGACTGCTGAAACGAGAACACCGTTTTCGGCACTACAGTTCAGAAGAAGGTCAAGCAAAGATGTGAGGAACATAACGTCAGTTTCGAGCAGTCTCTTGCCTGCCTTTGGTACCGTCATCGAAGACGATAACCCTTCTTCTAAACGTTTCATCGTTCTTCACTTTGATCGTCGTTACAG ATTGTGGGAATTGTTTTTGGTAATACTGGTGGGATATTCAGCGTGGGCATCGTTGTTCGAGTTGGCTTTCGAGAAAGCAGCTGAAGGAGCTTTCATGACCATTGATCTCGTCGTTGACTTTTTCTTCGCCGTTGATATCGTCCTCACTTTTTTCGTTTCCTACTTGGATAATACTACTTACCTCAATGTCACCGATCACAAGCTTATCGCCAAACG GTACTTGAAGAGCGTGGCTTTTGTGATGGACGTAGCATCAACGTTACCGATTCaattcatttataaaactattACCGGAAACGTCGGACGAGGCCAAGCTTTCGGCTTCCTTAATTTGCTCCGCCTTTGGCGTCTCCGTCGTGTTACCGAACTCTTTAAAAG ACTAGAGAAAGACGCACATTTCAACTACTTCATTATCAGAGTCATTAAACTTCTGTGt GTAACGATATTTTGGATTCATTTGGCGGGTTGCATTTTATACTGGATAGCCTACCATTACCCAAACCCTATTGATACATGGATAGGATCACAAGTTGAGGATTTTAAGGAGAGAAGTGTATGGTTAGGCTACACTTATTCAATGTACTGGTCTATCGTCACACTCACTACCGTGGGTTACGGAGATTTGCATGCCGTTAATAGCCGGGAGAAGACATTTAACATGTTCTACATGCTTTTCAACATTGGCCTCACTTCTTACATCATCGGTATTATGACCAATCTTGTTGTCCATGGCGCTAACCGTACATTTGCCATG AGGAGCGCGATCAATCATATATTGCGGTACACAAGCAAGAACAGGTTACCAGATGCAATGAGAGAGCAGATGCTTGCACATATGCAGCTCAAGTTCAAGACCGCGGAGTTAAGGCAAGAAGAGGTTCTTCAGGACTTACCTAAGGCTATCAGATCAAGCATTAACCAACATCTATTCCGCGCAGTCATGGAGGAGGCTTATCTTTTTAAAGGATTCCCTGATGGCCTCATCGTCCAGCTG GTTTCGCAAATAAAAGCAGAGTATTTTCCGCCGAAGATGGAGATAATCTTGCAGAATGAGATTCCAACAGATTTCTACATAATTGTATCTGGAGGAGTG GATTTAATTTCATCCAAGGGTATGAGTGAACAG GTATTGACGAAGTTAGGTCCCGGAAGTATGGCAGGAGAGATTGGAGTAGTGTTCAACATTCCTCAGCCTTTCACTGTGAGGACACGACGACTTTCACAAGTTATCCGAATCGGTCATCATAACTTCAAAGAAATGGTTCAGTCTGACAATGACGTCGACGCCAAAATGATCATCACCAATTTTATGAAT TATCTCAAGGGGTTGAATGATgagttaaagaaagaaatcccTTTTCTTAGAGATTTACTAGCTGACGCCGATGCTCAGGTTCAAGTTCAG TTCAGACAGAGGATACACCACAAAGTAACAATGAAGAGATAG
- the LOC104721565 gene encoding protein transport protein Sec24-like At4g32640: MVAPVPPGAPRPNNQQYPGPPNFYPGSQGNSNALADNMQNLSLNRPPPMMPGSGPRPPPPFGQAPQSFPQHSPAYGVPQRGPSPMSRPGPPAGLARPGAPPPVSQPAGFLSNVPLNRPTGPPSSQPPFGSRPSMPGGPVAQPVASSSGFPAFGPSGNVAAGPPPGARPIAFGSPPPVGSGMSMPPSGMLGGPVSNGHQMAGSGEFPRGTQFPGGAVTTPQTPYAQPPSGPFPRTAPSMPPPATFPGAPHGRPAVSGLPYGPPSAQVAPPPLGFPGPMQPPRYGMGPLPNQSMTNIPTAMGQPGAAAPGGPARIDPNQIPRPGSSSSPTVFETRQSNQANPPPPATSDYVVRDTGNCSPRYMRCTINQIPCTVDLLSTSGMQLALMVQPLAQSHPSEEPIQVVDFGEGGPVRCSRCKGYINPFMKFIDQGRKFICNFCGYTDETPRDYHCNLGPDGRRRDVDERPELCRGTVEFVATKEYMVRDPMPAVYFFLIDVSMNAIQTGATAAACNAIQQVLSDLPEGPRTFVGIATFDSTIHFYNLKRALQQPLMLIVPDVQDVYTPLETDVIVQLSECRQHLELLLDSIPTMFQESKTPESAFGAAVKAAFLAMKSKGGKLMVFQSILCSVGVGALSSREAEGRANMSAGEKEAHKLLQPADKTLKTMAIELAEYQVCVDIFVTTQAYVDMASISVIPKTTGGQVYCYYPFSALSDPPKLYNDLKWNITRPQGFEAVMRVRCSQGIQVQEYLGNFCKRIPTDIDLPAIDCDKAVMVTLKHDDKLQDGAECAFQCALLYTTIFGERRIRVTTLSLSCTNMLSNLFRAADLDSQFACMLKQAANEIPSKALPLVKEQATNSCINALYAYRKFCATVTSTGQLILPEALKLFPLYTLALTKSVGLRTDGRVDDRSFWINYVSSLSTPLAIPLVYPRMISVHDLDVKDNEGAVLPPPIPLSSEHISNEGVYFLENGEDGLLYVGESVDSDILQKLFDVPSAAEIPNQYVLQQYDNQLSKKFNDAVNEIRRQRCSYLRIKLCKKGDPSGMLFLSYMVEDRTASGPSYVEFLVQVHRQIQLKMN, encoded by the exons ATGGTTGCTCCTGTGCCTCCAGGGGCACCTAGACCCAACAACCAGCAGTATCCCGGGCCGCCTAATTTCTACCCTGGTTCACAAGGGAACTCAAATGCTTTAGCTGACAATATGCAGAACTTGAGCTTgaatcggccacctcccatgaTGCCTGGCTCAGGTCCTAGACCACCTCCTCCCTTTGGTCAGGCACCACAATCTTTCCCTCAACATTCCCCTGCTTATGGAGTTCCGCAACGTGGACCTTCACCTATGTCCCGGCCTGGACCTCCTGCTGGGCTGGCAAGACCTGGCGCTCCCCCTCCGGTATCACAACCAGCTGGATTTCTGTCAAATGTACCCTTGAACAGACCTACTGGTCCACCTTCTAGTCAGCCACCATTTGGCTCTAGACCGTCAATGCCTGGAGGACCAGTGGCACAGCCTGTTGCCTCTTCTAGTGGGTTTCCAGCTTTTGGTCCATCGGGTAATGTAGCTGCAGGTCCTCCTCCAGGAGCTCGCCCAATAGCATTTGGTTCACCTCCACCTGTCGGATCTGGCATGTCTATGCCTCCCTCGGGCATGCTTGGTGGTCCAGTCAGTAATGGGCATCAAATGGCTGGTTCAGGGGAGTTTCCGAGGGGAACCCAGTTTCCCGGTGGTGCTGTTACAACTCCACAGACACCCTATGCGCAGCCTCCTTCAGGACCTTTCCCTCGGACTGCACCTTCAATGCCGCCACCAGCAACCTTTCCTGGAGCCCCTCATGGCAGACCAGCGGTATCAGGCTTGCCTTATGGTCCACCATCAGCGCAG GTTGCCCCACCACCTCTAGGTTTTCCTGGCCCAATGCAACCACCAAGATATGGAATGGGTCCTTTGCCAAATCAGTCGATGACCAACATACCCACTGCCATGGGCCAACCTGGTGCCGCTGCTCCTGGTGGACCCGCAAGAATTGATCCTAATCAAATCCCAAGGCCAGGTTCAAGCTCCAGCCCAACTGTGTTTGAAACGCGTCAGAGTAATCAGGCTAATCCTCCCCCG CCTGCTACTAGTGATTATGTTGTTCGAGACACCGGAAATTGTAGTCCACGTTACATGAGGTGCACGATCAATCAG ATCCCATGTACAGTTGATCTTCTGTCTACATCTGGAATGCAACTGGCGCTGATGGTCCAACCGCTGGCTCAATCTCATCCATCTGAAGAGCCTATACAA GTTGTCGACTTTGGTGAGGGTGGACCTGTACGATGTTCACGCTGTAAGGGTTACATAAATCCTTTCATGAAGTTCATTGACCAAGGAAGGAAGTTCATCTGTAATTTCTGTG GATACACTGATGAGACTCCCCGTGACTATCACTGTAATCTGGGTCCAGATGGTAGACGTAGGGATGTTGATGAAAGACCTGAGCTGTGTAGGGGAACCGTTGAGTTTGTTGCTACAAAAGAATACATG GTACGGGATCCAATGCCAGCAGTGTATTTTTTCCTCATTGATGTCTCAATGAATGCTATACAAACAGGTGCTACTGCAGCTGCTTGCAATGCAATTCAGCAAGTACTTTCAGACCTTCCT GAAGGTCCTAGGACATTTGTTGGAATTGCTACATTTGACTCAACAATCCACTTCTATAATTTGAAACGTGCACTGCAACAG CCATTGATGCTCATTGTCCCTGATGTGCAAGATGTCTATACACCTTTAGAAACAGATGTCATTGTTCAGCTATCTGAG TGCCGTCAACACCTGGAGCTTTTGCTGGATAGTATCCCAACAATGTTTCAGGAAAGTAAAACTCCTGAATCTGCTTTTGGTGCAGCAGTTAAG GCTGCTTTCTTGGCGATGAAGAGTAAAGGAGGGAAGCTTATGGTATTTCAATCAA ttttgtgttctgttggTGTTGGAGCACTTTCTTCCAGAGAGGCCGAAGGGAGAGCTAACATGTCTGCTGGTGAAAag GAGGCCCATAAATTACTACAACCAGCAGACAAAACTCTAAAGACCATGGCTATTGAACTTGCTGAGTACCAG GTCTGTGTAGATATATTTGTCACAACTCAGGCCTATGTTGACATGGCTTCAATATCCGTCATTCCAAAAACTACTGGAGGACAG GTGTATTGTTATTACCCTTTCTCAGCTCTCTCAGATCCTCCCAAGCTTTACAATGATCTTAAATGGAATATAACTAGGCCACAGGGTTTTGAGGCTGTCATGCGAGTCAGATGCAGCCAG GGTATTCAAGTGCAAGAATACTTAGGGAATTTCTGCAAACGCATTCCAACTGACATTGATCTCCCAGCG ATTGACTGTGACAAAGCTGTAATGGTGACGTTAAAGCATGATGACAAACTACAAGACGGAGCTGAATGTGCTTTCCAG TGCGCCCTTCTGTATACTACCATatttggagaaagaagaatcagGGTTACCACATTATCACTCTCTTGTACGAACATGCTCAGTAATTTGTTTCGCGCAGCTGACCTAGATTCTCAATTTGCTTGTATGCTGAAACAAG CGGCAAATGAAATTCCTTCGAAGGCGCTTCCATTGGTAAAGGAGCAAGCAACTAATAGTTGCATTAATGCACTCTATGCCTACCGTAAATTTTGTGCTACAGTGACGTCAACTGGACAACTTATTCTTCCCGAGGCGCTCAAGCTTTTTCCATTATATACTCTTG CATTGACCAAAAGTGTGGGTTTAAGGACGGATGGGAGAGTTGATGATCGATCATTCTGGATCAACTATGTATCTTCCCTTTCTACTCCGTTGGCAATCCCATTGGTTTATCCCAGGATGATTTCTGTTCATGACCTTGATGTGAAG GACAATGAAGGAGCGGTCCTTCCTCCTCCAATCCCATTGTCAAGTGAACACATTAGCAATGAGGGAGTCTATTTTCTTGAGAATGGTGAAGATGGTCTACTATATGTTGGCGAATCTGTGGACTCTGATATTCTGCAGAAACTTTTTGATGTTCCTTCAGCTGCTGAAATTCCTAACCAG TATGTGCTGCAGCAGTATGATAATCAGTTATCAAAGAAGTTTAATGATGCGGTGAATGAAATAAGGAGGCAAAGATGTTCTTACTTAAG aATAAAATTGTGCAAGAAGGGAGATCCATCAG GAATGTTGTTTCTCTCGTATATGGTAGAGGACAGGACAGCAAGCGGCCCGTCGTATGTGGAGTTCCTTGTGCAAGTCCATCGCCAAATCCAACTCAAAATGAACTGA
- the LOC104721566 gene encoding probable ADP-ribosylation factor GTPase-activating protein AGD14, with protein MGSRIKEDERIEKAIRSLLKLPENRRCINCNSLGPQYVCSTFWTFVCINCSGIHREFTHRVKSVSMAKFTVEEVGALRAGGNERARQVYFNEWDTHRDGYPDSSNIFKLRDFIKNVYVDKRYSSESNDSGQRSAVIEDYRGSKMASANSLGSRSLQSLDKYETERSSAVGRSGSESLKFYFDDKNHKQQHVTHNPRSRGLPKSPIRFEIVDDRFRDDGSVKRYDARKDSRGSSKSLDLSNNKDMPRFPIVRHTSELLGDNAPQLRVGNVAKVERKKDPGNNKMPGSSKKLESPRNLIDDVPVSEPSADESISKSSSEIPASTEKPAPNSLEALLFGLSVPSVVPGTNNCEQWSSSDISSTVSVDNYPAGNLGTQTTPRTPDSVTSFVASPTIAHAHAGSSAPVLPVAADNLTTQETVTPCVATNNQEQPDTSTEQSTVLAITNYAHEVGYEQHHQNETHSSVRKALPEDLFTGGFSFAPQQQIHGQHHGMGYGMQYYQYPTAVGALTYTAKPANPFDLSYDDTAPNQTPQFPSMAYVQGGGLPHVSAPIGYSDTSSPAADSIGLMTSQSPFHTTAISPNSPALASNYSPGALMGQQSHVNMSPSFRQEINDLGTEGNAFNPAHTFYQANNGYPSVNPNAYISKGNPFE; from the exons ATGGGGAGCAGAATTAAGGAAGACGAGCGAATCGAAAAGGCTATCCGGAGCCTATTGAAGCTTCCCGAGAACCGGAGGTGCATCAATTGCAATAGTCtg GGTCCACAATATGTCTGCTCAACTTTTTGGACTTTTGTCTGCATAAATTGCAGTGGAATCCA TCGAGAATTTACACATCGTGTGAAATCTGTATCGATGGCCAAGTTCACAGTAGAAGAAGTTGGTGCACTTCGTGCAGGAGGAAACGAG CGAGCCAGACAAGTTTATTTTAACGAATGGGATACTCACCGTGATGGTTACCCCGATAGCAG TAATATTTTCAAGCTCCGAGATTTCATCAAGAATGTCTATGTGGACAAACGATACAGTAGTGAGAGCAATGACTCAGGGCAGAGATCG GCTGTCATAGAAGATTACAGGGGAAGTAAGATGGCCAGTGCAAATTCTCTTGGATCTAGAAGTCTACAATCTCTGGATAAATATGAAACTGAAAGATCTAGTGCTGTTGGGAGGAGTGGAAGTGAATCTCTCaagttttattttgatgacaAGAACCATAAACAACAACATGTTACACATAATCCAAGGTCCAGAGGTTTACCAAAGAGTCCTATCCGCTTTGAGATTGTTGATGATAGGTTTAGAGATGATGGAAGTGTTAAGAGATATGATGCACGTAAGGACTCCAGAGGAAGCTCCAAATCTCTTGACCTCTCCAATAACAAAGACATGCCAAGGTTTCCTATTGTACGTCATACCAGCGAACTCTTAGGCGACAATGCTCCTCAGTTGCGCGTAGGCAATGTTGCAAAAGTTGAAAGAAAGAAGGATCCAGGGAATAATAAG ATGCCAGGATCATCTAAGAAATTGGAGAGTCCTAGAAATTTAATCGATGATGTACCAGTTTCAGAACCATCTGCTGATGAAAGCATTAGTAAGAGTTCAAGTGAGATTCCAGCATCCACTGAAAAGCCAGCTCCTAATTCTTTGGAGGCTTTGTTGTTTGGACTCTCTGTTCCTTCTGTTGTCCCTGGAACAAACAACTGTGAACAATGGAGCAGTAGTGATATTTCCTCTACTGTGTCTGTAGACAATTATCCGGCAGGGAACCTTGGGACACAGACAACGCCAAGAACACCAGACAGTGTCACCTCTTTTGTCGCATCACCTACAATTGCGCATGCTCATGCTGGTTCTTCGGCTCCAGTGTTACCTGTTGCTGCTGATAACTTAACTACACAAGAGACGGTTACACCATGTGTAGCTACAAATAACCAG GAACAACCAGATACCTCTACGGAACAATCGACAGTACTGGCTATCACAAATTATGCTCATGAAGTTGGATATGAGCAACATCATCAAAATGAGACACATTCTAGCGTAAGAAAGGCGCTTCCTGAG GACCTTTTCACTGGAGGCTTCTCATTTGCCCCCCAGCAGCAAATTCATGGTCAACATCATGGCATGGGATATGGCATGCAATATTATCAATATCCTACG GCTGTGGGCGCCTTAACATATACAGCAAAACCAGCAAATCCCTTTGATCTTAGCTATGATGATACAGCTCCAAACCAAACACCACAA TTTCCTTCTATGGCATATGTGCAAGGAGGAGGCCTACCTCACGTGTCAGCTCCAATAGGGTATTCAGATACTTCAAGTCCAGCTGCAGATTCCATTGGACTGATGACCTCTCAGTCACCTTTTCATACAACCGCTATATCCCCAAACTCTCCAGCTCTTGCATCCAATTATTCCCCTG GTGCACTAATGGGGCAGCAGTCACATGTGAACATGTCCCCATCTTTCAG GCAAGAGATTAATGACCTCGGTACTGAAGGAAACGCGTTCAACCCCGCACATACATTTTATCAGGCAAACAATGGATATCCTTCTGTAAACCCAAATGCTTATATTTCCAAAGGAAATCCCTTTGAATGA